The DNA region CCCGTGAACTGGCGGATCAGCTTGGCCATCATCACGCCCGTCTGGGCCTCGGCGTTCGTCAGGTCGAAGCGGACCAGCTCCTCGCCCGTGGCGCCGTCGATCAGGCGGCAGTAGGCCTTCGCGACCTCGGTGAACTTCTGGCCGGAGAAGGAGTTGACGGTGAAGACCAGGCCGGTGACCTCCTGCGGGAGGGCGCCGAGGTCGACCGTGATGACCTCGTCGTCGCCGCCGCCCTCACCCGTCAGGTTGTCGCCGGAGTGCCTGACGGCGCCCTTGAGGATCTTCAGCTTGCCGAAGTAGCAGCTGTCGATGTGGTTGCGCTGCGGGCCGTACGCGATGACCGACGCGTCCAGGTCGATGTCCTTGCCGCGGAACGCGGGCTCCCAGCCGAGGCCCATCTTGACCTGGGAGAGGAGCGGGCGGCCGCCCTTGACCAACGACACCGTCTGGTTCTTCTGGAGGCTCACCCGGCCCTTGTCCAGGTTGATCTTCCCGGCGCCGGGGGCGGGGGCCGCCGGGGCGGCGGGCGCGGGCGGGGTCGGGGGCTGCTGGGCGAGGCGCGGGTCAGCCGCCGGGGGCGGCGGCATCTGCACCGGGGGGCCGGCCGGCGGGGCCATGGGGGCGGCGGGCTGCGCGGGGGCGGGGGCCGGGGCGGGCTCCTCCACCGTCACGCCGAAGTCCGTCGCGATGCCCGCGAGGCCGTTGGAGTAGCCCTGGCCGACCGCTCGGGCCTTCCAGGCGCCGTTGCGCAGGTAGACCTCGACGATCACCAGCGCCGTCTCCGCGCCCAGCTGGGGCGGGGTGAACGTCGCCAGGACCGCGCCGTCGTCCGCGTTGCGGATGGTGGCCGTGGGCTCGATGCCCTGGAAGGACTGGCCCGCCGCGTCCGGGCTCGCCGTCACGACGATCTTCTCGATGCCCGGGGGGACGGCCGACGTGTCGACCGTGATCGCGTCGGGGGACGTGCCGCCGCCCGAGCGGTACGTCACGCCCGGGCCCGCGGGCTGGTTGTAGAAGATGAAGTCGTCGTCGGAGCGCACCTTGCCGTCGGCGGTGAGCAGCAGGCCCGATACGTCAAGACGCACGGGGGCGGTGACGTCCACCGTCACGCGGGCCGCGGTCAGGGGGATGTTCGAGCCAGGGGTCATAGCTGTCATGCCTGGGGTAACGAGCGGGGGGACTTTGCCGTTCCCTTACCGGGGGAAAATTCGGTGGCCGAGGGTAGGCACGGGACGGCCGGCCCTGGATGCGGGTGCTCAGCGTGCGTTCCGCGGATGTCCCCGCGACGCCCTCTCATTGCCCCGCTTGTAGTTCCCCGTCCAGCGCGCCATCACCAGTTGGGCGTCGCCGGACTGGGTCTCCGCAAGGAACTGTTCGGCGCGGGGGCCGCGCAGGGTCGCCGCGGTGCGGGTGCCGTGGGTGATCACGACGGTGCCGTCGGCGCGCTGCTCGTACTGGAATCCATGGGGTCGAGGCATGACCGGGATGGTAGATCCTGGTCATGCCCCGGCGGTACGGATTTTGGGGCGGGCCGGTACGGGCTCAGCTCACGGCACCACGACGATCTTGCGGCCCTCGCCCGCCGCGAACTTGCCGAGGGCCTCGGGGTACGCGGACAGGGGCAGGCGGTCGCTGATGAAGACGTCGGGGTCGAGGACACCGGCGGCGAAGAGGTCGGCGGCGCGTTCGAAGCTGTGCAGGACGGCCATGGAGCCGGTGATGGTGATTTCCTGGTTGTAGATGCGGTACGGGTCGATGGTGACGCGGGTGGCGTAGTCGGCGACGCCGAACTGGAGGAACGTGCCCGCCTTGGCGACGCGGTCGAGGCCGTCCTGGATGGCGGCGGCGTTTCCGGTGGCGTCGACGACGATGTCCCAGCCGCGCGGGCGGTCCAGCTCGTCCGGGCTCGCGCCGGACCCGCTCACGCCGAGGCGCACGGCGGTGGCGAGCCGGTCGGGGTTGAGGTCGACGACGTCGACGCTCGCGGCGCCGGTGCGCTTGGCCAGCTCCAGCATCATCAGGCCCATGGTCCCGGAGCCGTAGATCAGGACGCGGGCGCCGAGCCGGGCACGCAGCACGTCGTAGCCGCGGACCGCGCAGGACAGCGGCTCGATGAGGGCGGCGTCCTGGGGGCGGATGTGCTCGGGCAGCCGTACGCAGTTGGCGACCGGCGCCACCGCGTACTGCGCCGCGCCGCCCGCCGTGGTCACGCCGATGGCGGCCCACCGCTCGCACAGGTTGTTGTGGCCCTCGCGGCAGTAGCGGCATTCGTGGCAGTACAGGGAGGGGTCCACGGCGACCTGGTCCCCGATCGACACCTCGATGACGTCCCTGCCCACGCCGACCACCTGGCCGGCGAACTCGTGCCCCGGCACCACCGGCAGCGTCGGCGCGAACTCGCCCTGCAGAATGTGCAGATCGGTGCCGCACAGGCCGCACGCGGCGACCTCCACGACCACGTCGCGCGGCCCGGGCGTGGGGTCGGGGACCTCGCCGACCACGGCCTTGCCGACGGACTCGATGATGGCGGCTTTCACTTGACGGCTCCCAACGACAGGCCCTGGACCAGTTTGTCCTGGGCGGCGAACCCCGCGGCGAGCACCGGCAGGGAGATGACGAGCGACGCGGCGCACACCTTGGCCAGGAACAGGCCCTGACTGGTGATGAAGCCGGTCAGGAAGACGGGTGCCGTCTGGGCGACCACGCCCGTCAGGACCCGGGCGAAGAGCAGTTCGTTCCAGGAGAAGATGAAGCAGATCAGGGACGTCGCGGCGATGCCGGGCAGGGCGATGGGAGCGACGACCCGGGCGAGGATCGTCGGCAGCCTCGCCCCGTCGATCTGCGCCGCCTCGATGATCGCCACCGGCACCTCGGACAGGAACGACTGCATCATCCAGACGGCGATCGGCAGGTTCATCGACGTGTAGAGGATGACCAGGAGCCAGATGTTGTCCAGGAAGTCGGTGTTCTTCGCGAACAGGTAGATGGGCAGGAGACCCGCGACGACCGGCAGCATCTTCGTGGAGAGGAAGAAGAAGAGGACGTCCGTCCACTTCTTCACCGGGCGGATCGACAGGGCGTACGCCGCGGGCAGCGCCAGGACCAGGACGAGCAGCGTCGAGGCCGTGGACGCCACGAACGAGTTGATGAGCGAGGGCCAGGGGCTCGCGCCGCCGCCCGCGCCGAAGAACTCCCGGTAGCCGTCCAGGGTGAGGGACGCCGCCACCGAGGGCGGGTTCGTCGCCGCGTCCTCCTCGGAGTGGAAGGACGTCAGGGCCATCCAGGCGATGGGCAGGAAGAACAGCAGCCCGGCGAGCCAGGCGGCGAGCGTCAGGCCCGCGCCCCGGGTCCGTACCCGGAGCACCTTCGGCGGCCTGGCGCCGGGCCGGGAGCCGTTCACGGGTGCGGGGCCCGTACGGATGTCGTGCACGCGGGCGTCGCTCATGCGCGGGACACCTCCTCACGGAAGAGGGACGACACCACGCGCAGCGCGAAGGTCGCGATGATGATCGAGCCGATGACGACGAGGACACCGGCGGCGGACGCCAGGCCGTTCTCGTGGGCCTGGTAGAAGCTCTGGTAGACGGTGTAGGGCAGGTTCGCGGTGCCGAGGCCGCCCGAGGTGATCGTGAAGACCGCGTCGAAGTTCTGCACGATGTAGATCGAGCCGAGCAGCGCGCCCAGCTCCAGATAGCGGCGCAGGTGCGGGAGCGTGAGGTGGCGGAACACCTGCCAGTTGTTCGCGCCGTCCATGCGGGCCGCCTCGATCAGCTCGGTGTCGCGGCTCTGCAGCCCGGCCAGCAGGATCAGCATCATGAACGGCGTCCACTGCCAGATCAGGGACAGCTCGATGGCGAGCAGCGGCGTGTTGGAGATCCAGTCGGGCTGGCTCGCGCCGTCCCCGCCGACCCAGTGCAGGACGCCGTTGAACAGGCCGTACTCGGGGTTGTAGAGCACGTGCTTCCACAGCAGCGCCGCGGCCACGGGCACGAGGAGGAACGGCGCGATGAGCAGGGTGCGCACCACGCCCCGGCCGCGGAACCTCCGGTCGAGCAGCAGCGCGAGGCCGAGGCCGATGACGAGGCTCGCGAGGACGACCGTCGCGGTCAGCAGGATCGTCGTCCACACCGACTTGCGCAGGTCGGCGTCCGTGAGGACCTCGTGGTAGTTGGAGAGGCCGGTGAAGCTGCGGGCGTCCGGGTAGAGCGCGTTCCAGTCGAAGAAGGAGATCACCAGGGTCGCCACGAACGGCAGTTGCGTCACGGCGATCATGAAGATCAGGGCGGGCAGGAGCGGGGCCCGGGTGGCCCAGGCGCGCAGCCGTCCCGGGGGACGTGGCGCGGAGGTCCGTTCGGCCGCGCGCGGGAGCGGGGTGCTGGTCGTGGCGGTCATCGTCCCTCGTACTCCTCGGAGATCTTCTCGGCGAGATCCTGGGACTTGTCCAGCGCCGACCCGACGGACTGGCGTCCGGCGATGGCCGCGCTGATCTCCTGGGAGACCCGGGTGCCGAGGTCGGTGAACTCGGGGATGCCGACGAACTGGATGCCCGGCGCGGGCCGGGGCTGCACCCCGGGGTCGCGCGGGCGCGCGTCGGCGATGGCGGCGCGCATGACGCCCTGGAAGGCGGCCGCCTCCTCGCGGTAGCGCGGGTTCTCGTACGTCGAGGACCGCTTGCCCGCGGGCACGTTGGACCAGCCGATCTTCTCGCCGACCAGCTCCTCGTACTCCTTGCCGGACGCCCAGGAGATGAACTTCCAGGCCTTGTCGGGGTTCCGCGAGGACTTCTGCAGGCCCCACGCCCAGGTGTAGAGCCAGCCGGAGCTCGCCGTCTTCTCCACCGGCGCGGCCACGTAGCCGATCTTGCCCTTGACCGGGGACTTGGCGGCCTCCAGGGAACCCGCCGCGGCCGTGGCGTCGTACCACATGGCGGTCTTGCCCTGGGTGAGGTTGTTCAGGCACTCCGCGTACCCGGACTGGGCCGCGCCGGACTCGCCGTGCTTGCGTACGAGGTCCACGTAGAAGCGGGTCGCCTTCTCGAACTCGGGGGAGTCGAGGCGCGCCTTCCAGTCCTTGTCGAACCAGGTGCCTCCGAAGGTGTTGACGACCGTCGTCAGCGGCGCCATCACCTCGCCCCAGCCGGGCAGGCCGCGCAGACAGATGCCCTTCATGCCCTTCTCGGCGCCGTCCACCTTCGCCGCGAGGTCCGCGACCTGCTGCCAGGTGGGCTTCTTCGGCATGCGCAGGCCCGCCTTCGCGAAGACGTCCTTGCGGTACATCAGGAACGACGACTCGCCGTAGAAGGGCTCTCCGTAGAGCTTGCCGTCCTCGCCGGTGAGGGACTGGCGCATCGGCGGCAGGATGTCGTCCTGGTCGAAGGCGCGGTCCTTGCGGGCGTACGGGCCGAGCTCGCGCAGCCAGCCGTTCTTGGCGTAGATCGGGATCTCGTAGTTGCTGAGCGTCGCCACGTCGTACTGGCCCGCCTGGTTGGCGAAGTCCTGGCTGATCTTGTCGCGGACGTCGTTCTCGGGCAGCACGGTGAAGTTCACCTCGATGCCCGTCTCCTTGGTGAAGTGGGCGGCGGTGAGCTTCTGCAACTCCACCATCTGCGGGTTGTTCACCATCAGTACGTTGATGGAGTCGCCGCCGGAACCGGACCCGCCCGCCCCGGCCCAGCAGCCGGAGAGCAGCGGGGTGAGCAGCGTCCCTGCGGCGGTCGCGGCGAGCAGCCGCCGCGACCGCCATCGGCTCTGGGTTCGCATGAATCGCTCCTGAACGAAGGGGAGAGGGGGGAGAGGGGAGGGAGGGGAGGGAGGGGAGGGAGGGAAGGGGCCAGCGGGGTGGTCCGGCGTTTTCGGGTGTGCGGTGCCGCACCGGCGGCCCTGTGTCCGCCGGTGCGCGGGAGCGGGAGATCAGTTGTCGGGCTGTGGCCCGGGGCGGGCGGTCAGGCGCGGATGACCTGCGGCCCGCGCAGGGAGTAGCGGTGCGCCTCGGAAGCGGGCAACTGCACGCTGGTGACGATGGACTCCAGGTCGCCCACGCTCGCGAACCGGCAGAAGCTCGCCGCCCCGAACTTGGTGTGCACGCCCGCGAACACGGTGCGCCGGGAGGCCCGCATGGCCTGCGCCTTCACCTCGCTGACCGCGGGGTCGGGGGTGGTCAGACCGTGTTCGCGGGAGATGCCGTTGGCGCCGATGTACGCCAGGTCGATCACGAAGCCCGCGAGCATCCGGGTCGTCCAGTGGTCGACGGTGGCGAGTGTCCCGGACCGGACCCGGCCGCCGAGCAGCAGGACGGTCACGTGCTCGGACGCGGCGAGCGCGCCCGCCGTCGAGAGCGAGGCGGTGATCACGGTCAGCGGGCGGTTCTTGGGCAGCGCCTCGGCGATGAGCTGCGGGGTGAAGCCCTCGTCGATGAAGACGGTCTCGGCGTCGCCGAGCTGCGCGGCCGCCGCGGCCGCGATCCGCCGCTTCTCGGGCACGTGCATGGTCGTACGGAAGGCGAGGGTCGTCTCGAAGCCGGCGCTCTCCACCGGGTAGGCACCGCCGTGGGTGCGGCGGACCAGGCCGTGGTCCTCCAGGGCGCGCAGATCGCGGCGCACGGTCTCCTTGGCGACGCCGAGCTCGGCCGCGAGCACGGACACGTCGACGGATCCGGAGCGGCGTGCCGCGCGCACGATCTGCCGCTGACGTTCCTCCGCCGACATGGGTGCCACCTCTTCCCACAGACTCCACTGCGATGTTCTGCCCGTTCGGGCCCTGTGGGGAAGTTCTACAGCGGGGGGAAGTCGGTGACCAGGCGCGCAACGACCAGGATGATGCCCGAATCCGCCCGTTCACCCGGGCGATGTCCTGCGCGGCAAGGCGATCATGTGCCCGTTGATCGGCTCACGGTGCCCGTTTCCCGCCCGTTTCGCGTGCGGGCGGAGGGCGGGGCGAGGCCGGACGGCTGGAAATGAACGCTCGGAAAGGGACGGCCGTGGGCCTGCCGTCGGCCGGGACCGCCCGGGGCGGGACCGGGGCGGGGCGGCGGCTGGCCCACGGCCGCGTCAGGGCCGGTGGAAGCCGACCTCGGGGTGGGCGGGCGTCGGCCCGTCGAGCAGCGGCTGCCCGGTCCCGCGCAGGTGCCGGTCGTAGAACGCGGCGACGTAGGCGCGGGTGATCTGCTCGGACCGCCGCCCCGAGAGCGGCACCGCCGGGTCGTGCTCGCCGAGCCGGCCGAGGACGACCGGTGTGTCGGTGAACGTGAAGTGCCCGGCCCCGGTGACCGTCAGCCAGCGCTTCCAGCCCTTCAGGCGCGGCCAGGCGGCGCCCCAGTCGTAGGGGTCGCCGGCCTGGACCGTGGTCGTGGTGCCGAGCAGCAGGAAGGGCCGGGCCACGCCGGCGGGCGTGGTGTGGAAGCCGCCGTCCATGTTCACGCCCGCGCGCACCCGCGGGTCGGTGTCCATCAGGGCGGCCGTGGCGGCGCCGCCGATGGAGTGTCCGCCCATCCCGATCCTGCGGGCGTCGATCATCCCGGAGTGCCGCCAGGTGGCCTTGCCCGACCTGCCGCCGACGAGCCGGTCCAGGACGTACGACAGGTCCTCGGCCCGGCCCGCGGTGATCCGCGGACCCGAGTCGCCCCCGCCGTCCACGCAGCCGACGCAGGGCGGCACGCGCCCGCCGTCGAACTCCGCTCCGGCCGCCTCGTGGGCGTGGTCGACCGTCGCGACCACGTACCCCCGGCTCGCCAGGTCCTCGGCGAGGTGCGTCAGCGTCGAGCGCGGCGCGGTGAAGCCGGGGGAGAGCACGACCAGCGGGAACCTGCCCCGCGCGGGATGTGCCCCGGTGCGGGCGTGGGTGCGCGTGGAGCCGTAGTCGGCGGCGGAGACGCGCCCGTCGAGCTCGTTGTACGCGAGCAGTTCCTGGGCCGCCTTCTCGGAGGTGTACGCGGTGGGCCGCCCGCCCGTGCCGCGCGCCGGGTAGTACAGCGACAGCATCAGCTCCCGCGCCTCGGTCGGCACCCAGGGGTCCTTGCGGCTCTCGTCGACCAGGTGCAGGGTGTCGCGGCCGACGGTGAACCGGCCGGTGGGGCGCGGGAGTTCGGGCCGGGTCGTGGGCGCATCGGCGGCGACGGAGGCGGGCGCGGTGTCGGTGGCGGGTGCGGCCTGGGCGCTCGCCGTGGCCGCGAGGGGCACGGCGAGCGCCAGCGCGAGCACGGTGGCGACGGCGCGCCCGCGCGGGGTGTTCAGGGTGCGAGTCATGACAACTCACGCTAGCCAGCGGCGTGTTGTCGCACGTCGCCCCGCGGGCTGACCCGTACCGGACCGCAGGCGTACGGAACCGTCAGCTCCAAGGACGACCTCAATACGGCCACACTGGCGGGTTCGTGCAGAAGTGGCCGCCCAGGTGCGCGTGGTCGGGGTTGGCGGGGTCGAGCTCGCCGTGCTCGGCGATCAGCTTCTCCGCGTACTGCTCGGAGTCGTCCTGCGGCTCGTACCCGAGCGCCCGCGCGGGCCCGAGGTCCCACCACAGGCGGGTGTTGGCCGACGAGCCGTACACGACGGTGTGCTTGACGTGCGGCGCGGTCAGCGCCGCGTGGAAAAGGCGGGCGCCGTCGCCGGGCGACATCCACACCGACAGCATCCGGACGTTCGCGGGCTCCAGGAAGCAGGAACCGATCCGCACGGACACCGTCTCGATGCCGTGCTTGTCCCAGTAGAACTGCGCCAGGTCCTCGCCGAAGGACTTCGAGAGGCCGTAGAAGGTGTCGGGCCTGCGCGGGGTGTCGACGGGGATCAGCGGGTCGTCG from Streptomyces flavofungini includes:
- a CDS encoding ABC transporter substrate-binding protein, whose amino-acid sequence is MRTQSRWRSRRLLAATAAGTLLTPLLSGCWAGAGGSGSGGDSINVLMVNNPQMVELQKLTAAHFTKETGIEVNFTVLPENDVRDKISQDFANQAGQYDVATLSNYEIPIYAKNGWLRELGPYARKDRAFDQDDILPPMRQSLTGEDGKLYGEPFYGESSFLMYRKDVFAKAGLRMPKKPTWQQVADLAAKVDGAEKGMKGICLRGLPGWGEVMAPLTTVVNTFGGTWFDKDWKARLDSPEFEKATRFYVDLVRKHGESGAAQSGYAECLNNLTQGKTAMWYDATAAAGSLEAAKSPVKGKIGYVAAPVEKTASSGWLYTWAWGLQKSSRNPDKAWKFISWASGKEYEELVGEKIGWSNVPAGKRSSTYENPRYREEAAAFQGVMRAAIADARPRDPGVQPRPAPGIQFVGIPEFTDLGTRVSQEISAAIAGRQSVGSALDKSQDLAEKISEEYEGR
- a CDS encoding carbohydrate ABC transporter permease; translated protein: MTATTSTPLPRAAERTSAPRPPGRLRAWATRAPLLPALIFMIAVTQLPFVATLVISFFDWNALYPDARSFTGLSNYHEVLTDADLRKSVWTTILLTATVVLASLVIGLGLALLLDRRFRGRGVVRTLLIAPFLLVPVAAALLWKHVLYNPEYGLFNGVLHWVGGDGASQPDWISNTPLLAIELSLIWQWTPFMMLILLAGLQSRDTELIEAARMDGANNWQVFRHLTLPHLRRYLELGALLGSIYIVQNFDAVFTITSGGLGTANLPYTVYQSFYQAHENGLASAAGVLVVIGSIIIATFALRVVSSLFREEVSRA
- a CDS encoding TerD family protein codes for the protein MTPGSNIPLTAARVTVDVTAPVRLDVSGLLLTADGKVRSDDDFIFYNQPAGPGVTYRSGGGTSPDAITVDTSAVPPGIEKIVVTASPDAAGQSFQGIEPTATIRNADDGAVLATFTPPQLGAETALVIVEVYLRNGAWKARAVGQGYSNGLAGIATDFGVTVEEPAPAPAPAQPAAPMAPPAGPPVQMPPPPAADPRLAQQPPTPPAPAAPAAPAPGAGKINLDKGRVSLQKNQTVSLVKGGRPLLSQVKMGLGWEPAFRGKDIDLDASVIAYGPQRNHIDSCYFGKLKILKGAVRHSGDNLTGEGGGDDEVITVDLGALPQEVTGLVFTVNSFSGQKFTEVAKAYCRLIDGATGEELVRFDLTNAEAQTGVMMAKLIRQFTGEWDMTAMGDFVKSRTVRGMVKPAAQAL
- a CDS encoding NAD-dependent epimerase/dehydratase family protein, with the translated sequence MPAPRTVLLTGAAGGLGTLMRGLLPAYGYDLRLLDLRPVDGEPDALTVDLADRAALREAVRGVDAVLHLAGISLESTFDKILKANIEGVHNLYEAVREEGVPRVVFASSNHAVGFTPRPVGDDPLIPVDTPRRPDTFYGLSKSFGEDLAQFYWDKHGIETVSVRIGSCFLEPANVRMLSVWMSPGDGARLFHAALTAPHVKHTVVYGSSANTRLWWDLGPARALGYEPQDDSEQYAEKLIAEHGELDPANPDHAHLGGHFCTNPPVWPY
- a CDS encoding DeoR/GlpR family DNA-binding transcription regulator, translated to MSAEERQRQIVRAARRSGSVDVSVLAAELGVAKETVRRDLRALEDHGLVRRTHGGAYPVESAGFETTLAFRTTMHVPEKRRIAAAAAAQLGDAETVFIDEGFTPQLIAEALPKNRPLTVITASLSTAGALAASEHVTVLLLGGRVRSGTLATVDHWTTRMLAGFVIDLAYIGANGISREHGLTTPDPAVSEVKAQAMRASRRTVFAGVHTKFGAASFCRFASVGDLESIVTSVQLPASEAHRYSLRGPQVIRA
- a CDS encoding zinc-dependent alcohol dehydrogenase family protein, yielding MKAAIIESVGKAVVGEVPDPTPGPRDVVVEVAACGLCGTDLHILQGEFAPTLPVVPGHEFAGQVVGVGRDVIEVSIGDQVAVDPSLYCHECRYCREGHNNLCERWAAIGVTTAGGAAQYAVAPVANCVRLPEHIRPQDAALIEPLSCAVRGYDVLRARLGARVLIYGSGTMGLMMLELAKRTGAASVDVVDLNPDRLATAVRLGVSGSGASPDELDRPRGWDIVVDATGNAAAIQDGLDRVAKAGTFLQFGVADYATRVTIDPYRIYNQEITITGSMAVLHSFERAADLFAAGVLDPDVFISDRLPLSAYPEALGKFAAGEGRKIVVVP
- a CDS encoding alpha/beta hydrolase family protein gives rise to the protein MTRTLNTPRGRAVATVLALALAVPLAATASAQAAPATDTAPASVAADAPTTRPELPRPTGRFTVGRDTLHLVDESRKDPWVPTEARELMLSLYYPARGTGGRPTAYTSEKAAQELLAYNELDGRVSAADYGSTRTHARTGAHPARGRFPLVVLSPGFTAPRSTLTHLAEDLASRGYVVATVDHAHEAAGAEFDGGRVPPCVGCVDGGGDSGPRITAGRAEDLSYVLDRLVGGRSGKATWRHSGMIDARRIGMGGHSIGGAATAALMDTDPRVRAGVNMDGGFHTTPAGVARPFLLLGTTTTVQAGDPYDWGAAWPRLKGWKRWLTVTGAGHFTFTDTPVVLGRLGEHDPAVPLSGRRSEQITRAYVAAFYDRHLRGTGQPLLDGPTPAHPEVGFHRP
- a CDS encoding carbohydrate ABC transporter permease, with translation MSDARVHDIRTGPAPVNGSRPGARPPKVLRVRTRGAGLTLAAWLAGLLFFLPIAWMALTSFHSEEDAATNPPSVAASLTLDGYREFFGAGGGASPWPSLINSFVASTASTLLVLVLALPAAYALSIRPVKKWTDVLFFFLSTKMLPVVAGLLPIYLFAKNTDFLDNIWLLVILYTSMNLPIAVWMMQSFLSEVPVAIIEAAQIDGARLPTILARVVAPIALPGIAATSLICFIFSWNELLFARVLTGVVAQTAPVFLTGFITSQGLFLAKVCAASLVISLPVLAAGFAAQDKLVQGLSLGAVK